In Daphnia pulex isolate KAP4 chromosome 7, ASM2113471v1, one genomic interval encodes:
- the LOC124197936 gene encoding general transcription factor 3C polypeptide 3-like — protein MESRDEEVKPQLLPDVQVVASCDSSGVTFINEETPLHLAENGLYEIAYINISEEDMISELELMESVNNDDDSSRQSFPDHYEVEEVDDDGPANTDDADLLNPDEEQIAITGGYLEGIVSFQDFMTRVENSDGSESGMEDSSDTDDEEEALERNQNDPEYLPEGSSKVQAKQKLKSSEHKGSGALIPESKGNFAGGSSTSFSQQPPTTPVKKRKCTRVTKRLPANLQGLMGEANLRYARGEKKDAMDLCKEVIRQAPSYAEPFQTLSMFYEDQGDFEKSYQLSLIAAYLAPQEADEWLRLAEVCLNRRDEVQAMKCLAKAVQADPTNLQIHQYRCNVLESIGAEKEQLKAFLTMLRGVQPEDEQKKNEWVELAEKIARMYFASGHLHSARRALSNALVTCADNFKMEHFNLLLELQISTKHYLDVIKTLNRHCGLVFNNKIIDEIDLEETESMELTKELPLDILSKLCIALVYSNKQEFAFPLIETFMEHDVESFGDIYLDVAEALVEKEFHQQALTLLEVLTQSTSFSQAAVWLKYANCLNALDRADEAIVAFRHVIHLVPSSEDARISLAELLTKLGRHEEALEAVTQDSEATRIEASVLHHKCLLLLKEGKMNQFIAAYKLLMMRHARNIKSKDEVYKACGAKKVGWESADEDSDDEELEFGASSIELEEEYRLLRLTCEYLFKEQRLVELERICFTALTSPLFRRKREICREIQFITLQVCLAKGDSYYAYNLARGLLLRNNLYNHRAWNLMIQVIMRGDDVRYNRFLVRLLLKHPEHVCLSVLNGHACVASGTYKYALDEYMSACKIEPNNPLFLLLSAIVLIQLTCQKFSSGKHSLVTQASSFFDAYLKSRGDCQEVYYNIGRGMHQLGLLSHALDFYKKALQHKPSVTHGEKAHVFDLSKEIAFNLSLIYRSADFSNSGNDIARMYLDKYITI, from the exons aTGGAGAGCAGAGACGAAGAAGTGAAACCACAGCTACTTCCAGATGTTCAAGTTGTGGCTTCTTGTGATAGTTCAGGAGTTACTTTCATCAATGAAGAAACACCTTTACATTTGGCAGAAAATGGCTTGTACGAAATCGCCTACATAAACATTTCAGAGGAAGACATGATTTCTGAACTTGAACTAATGGAATCAGTCAATAATGACGATGACAGCTCAAGACAAAGTTTCCCTGATCACTATGAAGTGGAAGAAGTAGATGATGATGGACCAGCAAATACTGATGATGCTGATCTTCTAAATCCAGATGAGGAACAAATAGCTATTACTGGTGGTTATCTGGAAGGAATAGTATCGTTTCAAGACTTCATGACAAGAGTAGAAAACTCAGATGGTTCCGAGTCTGGCATGGAAGACTCATCTGATacagatgatgaagaagaagcgctggaaagaaaccaaaatgaCCCAGAATATCTTCCTGAAGGATCTTCCAAAGTTCAAGCTAAACAGAAACTAAAATCAAGTGAACACAAAGGGAGTGGTGCACTTATACCCGAGTCTAAAGGAAATTTTGCTGGCGGCAGTTCTACGAGTTTTTCACAGCAACCACCTACAACCCcagtgaaaaagagaaaatgcacTAGAGTTACAAAAAGACTTCCAGCAAATTTACAAG GTCTCATGGGTGAAGCAAACTTGAGATATGCAAGGGGTGAGAAGAAAGATGCCATGGACCTCTGTAAGGAAGTAATTAGACAG GCCCCAAGTTATGCTGAACCTTTTCAAACATTGAGCATGTTCTATGAGGACCAGGGAGATTTTGAAAAGTCATACCAGTTATCTTTAATAGCTGCATATTTAGCTCCTCAAGAGGCCGATGAATGGTTACGATTAGCCGag GTGTGTTTGAATCGAAGAGATGAGGTGCAGGCAATGAAATGCCTTGCCAAAGCTGTTCAAGCTGACCCTAcaaatcttcaaattcatcaATA TCGCTGCAATGTGTTGGAATCAATTGGCGCTGAAAAAGAGCAGTTGAAAGCTTTCCTGACTATGTTGCGAGGTGTCCAACCGGAAGatgaacagaagaaaaatgaatgggTCGAGCTTGCTGAAAAAATTGCCCGGATGTACTTTGCGAGTGGTCACTTGCATTCAGCGCGTAGAGCTCTCAGTAACGCTCTTGTCACCTGCGCagataatttcaaaatggagCATTTTAACCTCTTATTGGAACTTCAGATCTCGACAAAACATTATCTCGATGTCATAAAA ACTCTTAATAGACATTGTGGGTTAGTGTTCAACAACAAGATAATCGACGAAATTGATCTCGAAGAAACGGAATCTATGGAACTGACGAAAGAGCTGCCATTGGACATTCTCAGCAAACTGTGCATTGCCTTGGTTTACTCTAACAAACAAGAATTTGCATTTCCTTTAATCGAAACATTTATGGAGCATGACGTCGAAAGTTTTGGAGATATCTACCTCGACGTTGCAGAAGCCCTGGTAGAAAAGGAGTTCCATCAACAAGCTTT GACATTGCTGGAGGTCCTAACTCAAAGCACATCCTTTTCTCAAGCTGCGGTTTGGCTGAAATATGCAAACTGTCTCAATGCTCTGGATCGGGCAGACGAAGCAATTGTGGCATTCCGACATGTTATTCATCTAGTCCCATCAAGTGAGGATGCTAGGATATCTCTAGCAGAATTGCTCACCAAATTAG GTCGCCACGAAGAAGCTTTGGAAGCTGTAACGCAAGACTCGGAAGCTACTCGGATTGAAGCCAGCGTTTTGCATCACAAGTGCCTCTTGCTtttgaaagaaggaaaaatgaatcaGTTCATTGCGGCTTACAAATTGCTGATGATGCGCCACGCCAGGAATATTAAATCCAAGGACGAAGTGTACAAAGCGTGCGGCGCCAAAAAAGTAGGGTGGGAGTCGGCGGATGAAGATTCGGACGACGAAGAATTGGAGTTTGGAGCATCGTCGATCGAGTTGGAAGAAGAGTATCGACTTCTCCGGTTAACGTGCGAATACCTGTTCAAGGAGCAACGTCTGGTGGAGCTGGAGCGAATCTGTTTTACGGCTCTTACGTCACCGCTTTTCAGAAGGAAGAGAGAAATTTGCAGAGAAATCCAGTTTATCACCCTTCAAGTGTGTTTAGCTAAAGGCGACTCCTATTATGCTTATAACCTAGCCCGTGGTTTGCTCTTACGTAACAACTTATACAACCATAGAGCTTGGAATCTCATGATTCAG GTTATCATGCGAGGGGACGATGTGCGGTACAATCGTTTTCTTGTGCGACTTCTTCTGAAACACCCCGAACATGTCTGTCTAAGTGTTTTGAATGGTCACGCCTGTGTTGCCAGCGGTACATACAAGTACGCCTTAG ATGAGTATATGTCGGCGTGCAAAATAGAGCCCAACAATCCGTTGTTTTTGCTGCTTTCTGCCATTGTGTTGATTCAGTTGACGTGTCAAAAGTTTTCTAGCGGAAAGCATTCCCTTGTTACCCAAGCATCCTCTTTCTTCGATGCCTATCTGAAATCAAGAGGGGACTGTCAAGAGGTTTACTACAACATCGGCCGAGGAATGCATCAGCTTGGCCTTCT
- the LOC124197941 gene encoding uncharacterized protein LOC124197941 isoform X2 — translation MIKLLILYACALACVSSCYGNAVPLKENTLLPLCGGYMFVDDEVVIDGPFNENCILQFETQEDRILAFSVLDGDMKDALQFLNIHDGFGIDSPILKVENQIVHKVSRKDRPTILYTKNSEAIVRFTKTPTDSNFQLMIQKAVDCPLGIGDNTQCGSVVDDVSCHCAVFNTKSFTDMTMYCLDYKMKLVIFENRTEEEIIQKTWGTQYAYWTSLTDARRDGTWVWESTMSVLSAGNYTNWFPGRPSRVANNVDDCMLYGGATYLNFWGDIDCATLARGICEVKP, via the exons atgattaaacttttaattttgtacGCATGTGCACTAGCGTGTGTCAGTTCCTGCTACGGAAATGCTGTTCCTCTAAAAG aaaatacacTTCTTCCACTTTGTGGAGGATACATGTTTGTTGACGACGAGGTCGTGATTGACGGTCCGTTTAACGAAAATTGTATTTTGCAATTCGAAACACAAGAGGACCGCATTCTGGCATTCTCCGTCCTTGATGGGGACATGAAAGATGCCCTACAATTTTTGAAC ATTCATGACGGTTTCGGCATTGATTCTCCCATTCTCAAAGTTGAAAATCAGATCGTTCACAAAGTCTCAAGGAAGGACAGACCGACTATCTTGTACACTAAAAATTCGGAAGCTATTGTCAGATTCACAAAAACTCCAACagattcaaattttcagcTTATGATTCAAaaa GCTGTAGATTGCCCGCTCGGAATCGGAGACAACACCCAATGTGGTTCAGTAGTTGACGATGTATCGTGCCACTGTGCTGTTTTCAATACT AAAAGTTTTACGGACATGACAATGTATTGTCTTGATTACAAGATGAAATTGGTTATCTTTGAAAATCGaaccgaagaagaaattattcaaaaaacttGGGGCACCC aATATGCATATTGGACATCATTGACCGATGCGCGACGCGATGGGACTTGGGTGTGGGAGAGCACCATGTCGGTACTGAGTGCTGGGAATTACACCAATTGGTTTCCTGGCAGACCCAGTCGTGTAGCTAACAACGTCGATGACTGCATGTTGTATGGCGGCGCaacttatttgaatttctggGGCGACATCGACTGCGCTACGCTGGCTCGTGGCATCTGCGAAGTGAAACCTTAA
- the LOC124197941 gene encoding uncharacterized protein LOC124197941 isoform X1, with product MIKLLILYACALACVSSCYGNAVPLKEENTLLPLCGGYMFVDDEVVIDGPFNENCILQFETQEDRILAFSVLDGDMKDALQFLNIHDGFGIDSPILKVENQIVHKVSRKDRPTILYTKNSEAIVRFTKTPTDSNFQLMIQKAVDCPLGIGDNTQCGSVVDDVSCHCAVFNTKSFTDMTMYCLDYKMKLVIFENRTEEEIIQKTWGTQYAYWTSLTDARRDGTWVWESTMSVLSAGNYTNWFPGRPSRVANNVDDCMLYGGATYLNFWGDIDCATLARGICEVKP from the exons atgattaaacttttaattttgtacGCATGTGCACTAGCGTGTGTCAGTTCCTGCTACGGAAATGCTGTTCCTCTAAAAG aagaaaatacacTTCTTCCACTTTGTGGAGGATACATGTTTGTTGACGACGAGGTCGTGATTGACGGTCCGTTTAACGAAAATTGTATTTTGCAATTCGAAACACAAGAGGACCGCATTCTGGCATTCTCCGTCCTTGATGGGGACATGAAAGATGCCCTACAATTTTTGAAC ATTCATGACGGTTTCGGCATTGATTCTCCCATTCTCAAAGTTGAAAATCAGATCGTTCACAAAGTCTCAAGGAAGGACAGACCGACTATCTTGTACACTAAAAATTCGGAAGCTATTGTCAGATTCACAAAAACTCCAACagattcaaattttcagcTTATGATTCAAaaa GCTGTAGATTGCCCGCTCGGAATCGGAGACAACACCCAATGTGGTTCAGTAGTTGACGATGTATCGTGCCACTGTGCTGTTTTCAATACT AAAAGTTTTACGGACATGACAATGTATTGTCTTGATTACAAGATGAAATTGGTTATCTTTGAAAATCGaaccgaagaagaaattattcaaaaaacttGGGGCACCC aATATGCATATTGGACATCATTGACCGATGCGCGACGCGATGGGACTTGGGTGTGGGAGAGCACCATGTCGGTACTGAGTGCTGGGAATTACACCAATTGGTTTCCTGGCAGACCCAGTCGTGTAGCTAACAACGTCGATGACTGCATGTTGTATGGCGGCGCaacttatttgaatttctggGGCGACATCGACTGCGCTACGCTGGCTCGTGGCATCTGCGAAGTGAAACCTTAA
- the LOC124197940 gene encoding C-type lectin mannose-binding isoform-like: protein MVKYLALCVFALTLVSFGYGNVVPSRDNQLAVPSCGGYMFVDDEVVIDGPFNENCILQFETQEDRILAFSVLDGDMKDALQFLNIHNGFGIDFPILKVENQITHEVSQKNAPIVLYTTSSEAIVTFTKRAANSNMKLKIQKAVDCPLGIGDNTQCGRVVDDVSCYCAIFTLRTFYDQTMVCLDNKMKLAIFENRTEEESVQSAWPGTVGPAYWISLTDSRRESTWVWESTMTVLKAGDYTNWFPGRPSYVANNLDDCVLYGGSYLQFWGDYPCTGTCRAICEAQP, encoded by the exons ATGGTCAAATACTTGGCTCTCTGCGTATTCGCACTGACTCTTGTCAGTTTCGGCTACGGAAATGTCGTTCCATCCAGAG ATAACCAGCTTGCTGTTCCCAGCTGTGGGGGATACATGTTTGTTGACGACGAGGTCGTGATCGACGGTCCGTTTAACGAAAATTGTATTTTGCAATTCGAAACACAAGAGGACCGCATTCTGGCATTCTCCGTCCTTGATGGGGACATGAAAGATGCCCTACAATTTTTGAAC ATTCATAACGGTTTCGGCATTGACTTCCCTATTCTCAAAGTTGAAAATCAGATCACTCACGAAGTCTCACAAAAAAACGCTCCGATCGTCTTGTACACCACAAGTTCCGAAGCGATTGTCACATTCACAAAAAGGGCGGCAAATTCAAATATGAAGTTGAAGATTCAAAAA GCTGTAGATTGCCCGCTCGGTATCGGAGACAACACCCAATGTGGTCGAGTAGTTGACGATGTTTCGTGCTACTGTGCTATTTTCACTCTT cgTACTTTCTATGATCAGACCATGGTTTGTCTTGATAACAAGATGAAGTTGGCTATCTTCGAAAATCGAACCGAAGAAGAGAGCGTTCAATCTGCTTGGCCGGGTACTG tTGGCCCTGCGTATTGGATATCATTGACCGATTCTCGGCGCGAGAGCACTTGGGTTTGGGAGAGCACGATGACTGTGCTGAAGGCTGGAGATTACACTAATTGGTTTCCTGGAAGACCCAGTTATGTAGCCAACAATCTCGATGACTGTGTGTTGTACGGTGGCAGTTATTTACAATTTTGGGGAGATTATCCTTGCACTGGTACTTGTCGTGCTATCTGTGAAGCACAGccttaa
- the LOC124197943 gene encoding CD209 antigen-like, with protein sequence MVKIYLFVSLFALICIVVSSRENVATHRDVCGELINVDKAVVIDGPFHEDCILEFRTQEDRILAFSVVDGDVKEASEWFKIHDGISRASPILLAENQKILDELSRKDLPSTLYSTQSTASVRFIKTPSSKLLLKIQKAVSCSLNVGPETQCGRVVDEISCYCANFANKNHADHSMLCIDNNMTLVSFENRTEEEFVQRTWSTQIPFWTSLTDTRRDGTWVWEGTMTILDTGDYTHWFPGRPSSATDNEEDCMLYGGNTFLTYWGDVNCTTTLANAICEAHP encoded by the exons ATGGttaagatttatttgtttgtttcccttttcgcTTTGATTTGTATTGTTGTCTCGAGCCGAGAAAATGTTGCAACACACCGAG ATGTGTGTGGGGAGCTAATTAATGTTGACAAAGCGGTCGTGATCGACGGTCCGTTCCACGAGGATTGTATTTTAGAATTCCGGACACAAGAGGACCGCATTCTGGCGTTTTCCGTCGTCGATGGAGACGTGAAAGAAGCTAGCGAATGGTTTAAA ATTCACGACGGAATCTCAAGAGCGTCTCCGATTCTCCTagcagaaaatcaaaagatccTCGATGAGCTTTCAAGAAAAGATTTGCCATCGACTCTTTACTCGACACAATCGACAGCTAGCGTGAGATTTATAAAGACGCCTTCTTCAAAGTTACTactgaaaattcaaaag GCAGTCAGTTGCTCGTTAAATGTGGGACCAGAAACCCAATGCGGTCGAGTGGTGGACGAAATTTCTTGCTACTGTGCCAATTTCGCCAAC AAAAATCATGCAGACCATTCAATGCTATGCATTGATAATAATATGACATTGGTTTCCTTTGAAAATCGAACGGAGGAAGAGTTCGTTCAAAGAACTTGGAGCACTC AAATTCCTTTTTGGACTTCACTGACCGATACTCGACGCGATGGGACTTGGGTTTGGGAGGGTACCATGACCATACTGGACACAGGGGACTACACCCACTGGTTTCCTGGAAGACCCAGTTCTGCAACTGATAATGAAGAAGATTGCATGTTGTACGGTGGCAATACATTTTTGACGTATTGGGGTGACGTTAATTGTACTACAACGTTGGCCAATGCTATATGCGAAGCGCATCCTTAG
- the LOC124197942 gene encoding CD209 antigen-like protein D, whose translation MVKVVAFYVLATFLVSFNYGNVVPPISRDNQIFPTCVEYIFVDKEIVIDGPFNENCILQFETQEDRILAFTVVDGDMKETEKFLSIHDGIDSKAPVLLVENRKLLELSNQDLPTTVYTSQSEAVIRFTKKPTSNLKLKIQKAVRCAFNLGIDSQCGRVVDEVSCYCATFVNRNHPDQTMFCVDHNMKLVSFENRTEEELVQAAWGTEVSYWTSLTDTRRDGTWLWESSMTVPADYTNWYPKRPNTAVNNVDDCMAYGGATYLTFWGDLACTTMAHAICEAQP comes from the exons atggttaaagTTGTAGCTTTTTACGTGTTGGCTACCTTTTTGGTCAGTTTCAACTACGGAAATGTTGTTCCACCCATCAGCAGag ATAACCAGATTTTCCCCACCTGTGTGGAATACATTTTTGTTGACAAAGAGATCGTGATCGACGGTCCGTTTAACGAAAATTGTATTTTGCAATTTGAAACACAAGAGGATCGTATTCTGGCGTTCACCGTCGTCGATGGGGAcatgaaagaaacagaaaaatttttatcc ATTCATGACGGTATCGACAGCAAGGCTCCCGTTCTCCTTGTAGAGAACCGGAAGCTTCTTGAACTTTCCAACCAGGATTTGCCAACTACCGTGTACACGTCTCAATCCGAAGCAGTTATCCGGTTTACCAAGAAGCCAACTTCaaatctaaaattaaaaatccagAAG GCCGTCCGATGCGCTTTCAATTTGGGAATCGACAGCCAATGTGGTCGAGTAGTTGACGAGGTTTCCTGTTACTGCGCTACATTCGTCAAC AGAAATCATCCAGATCAGACAATGTTTTGTGTCGACCATAACATGAAGTTGGTTTCCTTCGAAAATCGAACAGAAGAGGAGCTCGTTCAAGCCGCTTGGGGAACAG AAGTTTCATATTGGACTTCTCTGACGGATACTCGTCGCGACGGAACTTGGCTGTGGGAGAGCTCGATGACCGTTCCTGCTGATTACACCAATTGGTATCCTAAAAGACCCAACACGGCCGTTAACAACGTTGACGACTGCATGGCGTATGGTGGAGCAACTTATTTGACCTTCTGGGGCGATCTGGCTTGCACAACGATGGCTCATGCAATCTGCGAAGCTCAGCCATAA
- the LOC124197944 gene encoding uncharacterized protein LOC124197944, translating into MVALGVFLMVALFASSFGNADVVSLDDKDCAGGYIFVDKEVVMIEGPFNENCILQFETQEDRILAFTVVDGDMKEALRFFSIHDGLESDSPILLLENQKILEASRKNLPAALYTTQSGAEIRFLKAPTSNFQLKIQKAVICPFNLGVDSQCGRVVDETSCYCATFANRNQADQTMFCVDNKMKLISFGNATEEERVQAAWGTQTPFWTSLTDTRREGTWLWESSMTIPEYTNWYPGRPSSVASNTDDCMAYGGATFLTFWGDVNCATTMAHAVCEAQP; encoded by the exons ATGGTCGCTTTGGGTGTCTTCCTGATGGTAGCTTTATTCGCTTCCAGCTTCGGGAATGCTGATGTGGTATCCCTAGATGACAAAg ATTGCGCTGGGGGATACATTTTCGTGGACAAGGAGGTTGTGATGATTGAAGGTCCTTTTAACGAAAATTGTATTTTGCAATTCGAAACACAAGAGGATCGTATTCTGGCGTTCACCGTCGTCGATGGGGACATGAAAGAAGCCCTGAGATTTTTTTCA ATTCACGATGGACTCGAAAGCGATTCTCCGATTCTCCTATTAGAAAATCAGAAGATTCTGGAAGcctcaagaaaaaatttgccagCTGCGCTCTACACTACTCAATCGGGAGCGGAGATAAGATTTCTAAAGGCGCCAACTTCAAATTTCCAGCTCAAAATTCAGAAA GCCGTCATTTGCCCTTTCAATTTGGGAGTGGACAGCCAATGTGGCCGAGTGGTGGACGAGACTTCGTGCTACTGTGCTACCTTTGCCAAC CGAAACCAAGCAGACCAGACAATGTTTTGTGTCGACAACAAGATGAAGTTGATTTCGTTCGGAAATGCAACAGAAGAGGAGCGCGTTCAAGCCGCTTGGGGTACCC AAACGCCATTTTGGACTTCGTTGACGGACACTCGTCGGGAAGGAACTTGGCTGTGGGAGAGCTCGATGACCATTCCTGAATACACTAACTGGTACCCTGGAAGACCCAGTTCGGTAGCTAGCAATACCGATGACTGCATGGCGTACGGTGGCGCAACTTTTTTGACGTTCTGGGGCGATGTGAATTGCGCAACGACGATGGCCCATGCAGTCTGCGAAGCACAGCCATAA
- the LOC124197948 gene encoding putative methyltransferase DDB_G0268948, with amino-acid sequence MSQRFFEGTEHATLYAKSRPNAPPGLADKIVCFLKEKYRGDLELCLDVGCGNGQCSGLFSTSFRKVLATDISSSQIEVAKTLNHPTNVEFQVSPAEISPAGNESAQVVVACVAAHWFDLPAFLKEADRVLCQNGVVALASYFLPIAVHPTKSDQLNDAIRHFYFESLGPYWGSGVRHLENEYGNFTIPYAEAVRDEVWTDDEPYTLAKVAADLESWSGFQNLCRDKGEAAGREVLQEFIAKCLKSLGTTDEPDRVEFKLKRKYFLLMGRKA; translated from the exons ATGTCACAGCGTTTCTTTGAAGGAACTGAGCACGCAACTCTTTACGCAAAATCCCGACCCAATGCGCCTCCCGGACTTGCGGACAAGATCGTCTGTTTCTTGAAGGAAAAG TATCGAGGAGACTTGGAGTTGTGTTTGGATGTGGGGTGCGGAAACGGCCAGTGCAGTGGCCTCTTTTCCACCTCGTTTCGCAAAGTGTTGGCCACGGACATTAGTTCGTCGCAGATTGAAGTGGCCAAAACGCTCAATCATCCAACTAACGTCGAATTTCA GGTCAGTCCAGCCGAGATAAGCCCAGCTGGAAATGAGTCTGCTCAAGTTGTAGTGGCTTGTGTGGCGGCCCATTGGTTCGACTTACCTGCATTTCTCAAAGAAGCCGACAGAGTTCTGTGTCAGAACGGAGTCGTGGCTTTGGCGAGTTACTTTCTGCCAATTGCGGTTCATCCCACAAAATCCGACCAACTCAACGACGCAATCAGACac ttttattttgaaagtcTCGGTCCATATTGGGGTAGCGGTGTCCGCCACTTGGAAAACGAATACGGCAACTTTACAATTCCTTACGCGGAAGCTGTGCG AGATGAAGTTTGGACCGATGACGAGCCTTACACTTTAGCCAAAGTGGCTGCCGATTTGGAATCATGGtcgggtttccaaaatttgTGTCGAGATAAAGGAGAAGCTGCCGGGCGAGAAGTACTTCAAGAATTCATtgcaaa GTGTTTGAAATCCTTGGGAACCACAGACGAACCAGACAGAGTGGAATTCAAATTGAAGcggaaatattttctcttgatGGGACGCAAAGCCTGA
- the LOC124197946 gene encoding putative methyltransferase DDB_G0268948, producing the protein MSQRFFEGTEHATLYAKSRPNAPPGLADKIVNFLKEKYQGDLELCLDVGCGNGQCSGLFSASFRKVLATDISPSQIEVAKTLNHPTNVEFQVSPAEISPAKNESAQVVVACVAAHWFDLPAFLKEADRVLCQNGVVALTSFFLPIAVHPTKSDELNDAIRHFYFESLGPYWGSGVRHLENEYGDFTIPYAETVRAEVWTDDEPYTLAEAAAYLESWSGFQNLCRDKGEAAGREVLQEFIAKCLKSLGTTDEPDRVEFKLKRKYFILMGRKA; encoded by the exons ATGTCACAGCGTTTCTTTGAAGGAACTGAGCACGCAACTCTTTACGCAAAGTCCCGACCCAATGCGCCTCCTGGACTTGCAGACAAGATCGTAAATTTCTTGAAGgaaaag TATCAAGGAGACTTGGAGTTGTGTTTGGATGTGGGATGCGGAAACGGCCAGTGTAGCGGCCTCTTTTCCGCCTCGTTTCGCAAAGTGTTGGCCACGGACATTAGTCCGTCGCAGATTGAAGTGGCCAAAACGCTCAATCATCCAACCAACGTCGAATTTCA GGTCAGTCCAGCCGAGATAAGCCCAGCCAAAAATGAGTCGGCTCAAGTTGTAGTGGCTTGTGTGGCGGCCCATTGGTTCGACTTACCCGCATTTCTCAAAGAAGCCGACAGAGTTCTGTGTCAGAACGGAGTCGTGGCTTTGACGAGTTTCTTTTTGCCAATTGCGGTTCATCCTACGAAATCCGACGAACTTAATGACGCAATCAGACAC ttttattttgaaagcctCGGTCCGTATTGGGGCAGCGGAGTCCGTCACTTGGAAAATGAATACGGCGACTTTACAATCCCTTACGCGGAAACTGTGCG GGCTGAAGTTTGGACCGACGACGAGCCTTACACTTTAGCCGAGGCAGCTGCTTACTTGGAATCATGGTCTGGTTTCCAGAATTTGTGTCGAGATAAAGGAGAAGCTGCCGGACGGGAAGTACTTCAAGAATTCATtgcaaa GTGTTTGAAATCGTTGGGAACCACAGACGAACCAGACAGGGTGGAATTCAAATTGAAgcggaaatatttcattttgatgggGCGCAAAGCCTGA